From the genome of Papaver somniferum cultivar HN1 chromosome 2, ASM357369v1, whole genome shotgun sequence, one region includes:
- the LOC113350759 gene encoding uncharacterized protein LOC113350759 gives MHQPRLQQLDDEKAEDKELIDTLMLVHSDQVRRVPESKEIFSRRYTYRGIYHQKLIHSYFLPNCVYSDQDSQCGFCMPRHLVKKIIDELCRVEPQFNCQFDAQYIGGHSSKQKVTSALRILGYGKPADANDEYLRTGKSTSFNYLSFFAK, from the coding sequence ATGCATCAACCAAGATTGCAACAACTTGATGATGAGAAAGCTGAAGATAAAGAATTGATCGACACTCTAATGCTCGTACATTCGGACCAAGTACGTAGAGTTCCAGAGTCAAAAGAAATATTCTCAAGAAGATATACTTATCGAGGGATTTACCACCAGAAACTGATACACAGTTATTTTCTCCCtaattgtgtgtactctgatcaagATTCCCAATGTGGGTTCTGCATGCCTCGGCACCTGGTGAAAAAGATTATTGATGAgctttgtcgagtagaacctcaatttaattgtCAGTTTGATGCACAATATATTGGAGGTCATAGTTCTaaacaaaaagttacttcggctctaaggattctaggttatggcaaACCGGCGGATGCgaacgatgagtaccttcgtaCGGGGAAATCAACTTCATTCAATTATCTTTCATTTTTTGCGAAGTaa